A region of the Silene latifolia isolate original U9 population chromosome 9, ASM4854445v1, whole genome shotgun sequence genome:
TCTGCAACCTTAGTCCTGATGTAAAGAGCAAGGCTCATGCCATCATCGATGGTTTCGCTGACCGTGGTCTTAGGTCTCTTGGTGTCGCTCTTCAGGTAAACCTGCCTGCATCAGAAAGACAAAAGAACTATCCTTAATCCCTTTGCACCTTAATGCAAATTTTAATATATGGTTTCTTTAAATGACAGACAATTCCCGAAAAGACCAAGGAAAGTCCAGGGGGACCATGGAAATTCATTGCTCTATTGCCTCTCTTTGACCCACCAAGGCATGACAGTGCAGAGACTATCAGACGTGCATTGAGCCTTGGCGTGAACGTGAAGATGATCACTGGTGACCAATTGGCCATTGGTAAAGAGACGGGTCGTAGGCTTGGCATGGGGACTAACATGTACCCTTCATCCTCTTTACTTGGTCAACATAAGGATGAAAGCATAGCTGCCATACCAGTTGAAGAGCTTATTGAGAAGGCTGATGGTTTCGCAGGAGTCTTCCCAGGTATATCAATTACTAAAACTACAATTATTCTGTGCCACCAAAATCAAAATACTAATGTTGATTTAAATACACACAGAGCACAAGTATGAGATAGTAAAGAAATTGCAAGAAAGAAAGCACATTTGCGGTATGACAGGAGATGGTGTGAATGACGCACCAGCCTTGAAAAAGGCAGACATTGGTATCGCTGTCGATGATGCAACTGATGCAGCTCGAAGTGCATCGGACATCGTCCTGACCGAGCCAGGATTAAGTGTGATCATAAGTGCTGTTTTAACTAGCCGAGCCATCTTCCAAAGAATGAAGAACTACACCATTTATGCAGTTTCCATCACTATCAGGATAGTCATAGGGTTCATGCTCATTGCTCTCATTTGGAAGTTTGATTTCTCTCCTTTCATGGTTCTTATCATTGCTGTACTCAATGATGGAACTATAATGACCATCTCTAAGGATCGAGTCAAGCCGTCCCCTACCCCGGATTCTTGGAAGCTCAAGGAGATCTTTGCCACTGGTGTTGTCCTTGGCACTTACCTTGCTCTCATGACTGTCGTTTTCTTCTGGCTTGTTCATGACTCGGACTTTTTCACAGTAAGTAGATGATCTATACCCTAAAAAATTGGGTACGGTTGTGTCAAATTTTGATAAGTCTACTTACCACAATTCCATTTTGTGTTGAATGGCAGCAACGCTTTGGAGTAAGAAGTATCAGGGAAAATGACAAAGAGATAATGGCAGCCATATACCTACAAGTGAGCATAGTGAGTCAAGCCCTAATCTTTGTGACACGCTCAAGAAGCTGGTCCTTCATTGAACGCCCTGGTCTCTTGCTAGTGTTTGCCTTTTTTCTAGCGCAACTGGTGAGTAAAAGGATTAAGTTCCTTATTTTCCCAAAGTAATCTCTATAACACAAGACGATTAAGTATTAATTAATCTGAACTTGGTTTGATCAGATTGCGACAATTATCGCGGTGTATGCAAACTGGGGATTTGCACATATTACAGGAATCGGATGGGGATGGGCTGGTGTGATCTGGTTATACAGTATTGTCTTCTACTTTCCCTTGGATATCTTAAAGTTCATCATTAGATACACACTAACTGGCAAAGCTTGGGACAACCTCATTGAGAAAAGGGTAAGTACTACACATACAACGGTCTCACACAAGCGTCGTAGGATGTTTTATTGGACTGTTTTATTTGACAACTTTCTGGAATTATAGATTGCATTTACAAGCAAAAAGGATTATGGAAGAGGTGAAAGAGAAGCACAATGGGCTACTGCTCAACGCACCCTGCACGGGCTCAACCATCCTACATCCTCGAACATCTTAGGTGACAGCAACAACTACAGGGAGTTGTCTGAAATAGCTGAGCAGGCCAAGAGACGTGCTGAGATTGCAAGGTAAATTTATGCCTAACCCGAAATTTACTCCTAAATTCTGGTTGTTTCGAGAGGAGGAAAAATTTCCCTAGAAAAAAAATGTGCTTTCTTCGTTCTAGGGGAAGAAAAATGATCCTTCTTTACCTCTGTTTCATCAGGTCAATCGTGCAGAAAGCACAGGAAGGACATTTACCTTCCCCTGAAAAATAATCACATTTTGctgacagaaaaaaaaaaaaatgtgtaatAAAACTTGAAAAATATATGATCAGGTTGAGGGAACTTCACACACTGAAAGGGCATGTAGAATCTGTTGTGAAGCTGAAAGGACTCGACATCGACACTATTCAACAGCATTACACAGTTTAAGGCAAAAGCAAGAATCCGCAGTGAACTTCTACAAGGCATATTGTGAAGTTGATGCATGGGATAAGATCATAAAAGATgaagaaataagaagaagaaaaaaaacgaaaaattcCAAAAGCATCTTGATGCAAGAAAGAATCAATGGCAATAAACCGGCCGGCCAAGGAAACTTCAGTCGGAGAAAATCCATGGTTCGGGGAAGCTAGGGCGCCATAGACGGGTCATAAGACTGTACTATCTTATcaaaaaaacaccaaaaacatAAGACTAGTTTTATTGTGAGTCTTGCATAAATGTAACAATGTTCCCATCTCTTAATGAAAGAAGCCTTATTTGTTTTCCAACTATTTATGTCATCTTTCTTCTATGTCCAAATATCTCTTGCAACCATGTATGTACAATGCTAAAATACGACCCGTACTCTGTAACTCTATCGTTCCCAAACAACCCGATGTATCTATCGGTTACAGGCACAAATCCGCACAATATTGAAACTTATGAGAAGAGCTTACAAAATCTAGTTCAAGAGAGCTGGACAGGCACACAAATCAAGGGTTCAATTCAATAAATAGCCGCAGGCCACATGCTCACATATCAGACATGCTAAAAatttagggctgagcaaaaaatccgattatctaaactgatccgatatccgatccgaattcGATtcgaatttttggatatccgaaccgaaagttaagtttggtttggatattgatccgaaatctttggttttggtttggatatggatattagaattaaaacatttagatatccgatccgatccgaaactatatTTTTCtagtataaaattttatttgatacaacaacttaattaatgtaaAATATTTGAGAAATAACTaagtggtacttaaattttatgtcgagaacattggagtaagaatattaaagaaaatcatcatgtaaaactatgaatataatcgtgtttcaaacttaattttaaagtaaattcaaaaatatggatatccgatggatatccgcatccgatccgattattttggatacccgaatattggatatccgaaacatttggtttggatattggatatctaatttcaggatttttaatatggatatccgatccgaactagcactttggattggatatccgatccgtactctgccccAGCTTAAATATCCCCCCAACTAATATTCAGAAGACAATCTACATCATGTTGTGAAATATAGAGTTGGGAGAATTATGgagagaaggtagagagaaaGTAAGGGAGACAAAAACTGTATTCTTATTTCATTATGAAGGatatatatacaatacaatggGAGAAGGTTTCCATAAGACAATATATTCTAGagtattctaagatatggacatccatataataatatttcgtaacactcccccttggatgtccattactgaagaaaatgcctcgttaaaaaccttcctAGAAAAACCCTGTGGGAAAAACACTAGTGAAGGAAAAGAGTACactaatcttcaaacacgcataataattgctgcctcgttaaaacctttccatggaaaacccagtgggacaaaaccatggataaggaaaaagagtacagcgcgtgtcaactccccctgatgattacataacttgataaatcttgaaatgaaccATGCTTTGGCATAACTTCTCGAACGTTGAATAAAATCCATTGTAGATTTGTAGTTGATAAACTTGATATCTCCAAATCCTTGATAATTTCAATCTTCATATTTCTTTAATTCTCACAATCTAGGTGTAGTCATTTGTGATGACTCTTGAATCTTCATTTCAAATAATATTTTTCACAATAGTGATAGGGAACTTCTTGATAGATGACATAACATTATAGGTTAAGAATAACTCATCTTAATAATCATAGCGTATCAATGCGCTTATtgtgctacctcgttaaaaaccttgctaggaaaaacccattgggacaaaaaaaaaactagtcgaagggaaaaagagtgtagccatCATTCCATAATTCCTTATTTTAAGGAGAATCAAtccgataattattgaataaatcatccaatacTTTTGAacacttttctttgctaaaccacaTATGTATGAATTGGCATTCTCATTGTAGACTTTGACTACATTATTTTCCAATCGTTATGATACTTCTAgaccataaactaatttcacatgtttagcatgaagctcatttaaatcaTAATTTtcatatgctcaaacttcaggttgagacaataaCAATTTTAAATAAACTCTATAAGAGTTTTGATGTTCCATTTTAGAACTAATCACGATTCTTTCAATCGTATTGTAGAGGTTTATATATTTCATCAAGAGTTTTCAATAACTCAATTGATCAACCATTAACAATTGATGATCATATTTATAAGAGGCTCCTACAGGGAGTTTTCCACAAAGGAGTAGATCATAATATATTTCTCCTTTCCAACATTATCCATTCAAAATTATATTATGAAACATGTGGATGCATATGATATGAAACTAAGTTCTAAATGACATATGCTAACAaatatacaataataataaattaaatattaaaaCTAATATGCAATGATAAACTTACTCTCTATATGCACATGATGCTGACTCAAaatgcaaactgtacagtttTCTTTTTCAATATTCATAATTTAAATTGACTTCAAGTCAATAACTGGACATctagtccatgagctcatttataatcatagattatATGTCGACAATCAAAATGGACTTACTTATAAGATCCCCATTTTCTAGTCCATTAATTTTCGCGCGCAAATGCATATCGGTTCTTTAAttatatcgatataatttcaacATCTCATGATATTGTCAGTACTGAATCAGTGATATCTGAATATATTTGGTACCATTCCTTTTCTATATAGGCCATCTATTATCATTCAGATATTTATGTCTCTTCCGGGACATCCAAATTTCTTTACTCCATAGGAGTACCAACTGCCCAAACTTGCCATTTTCTTATTACTAGAAATATGTGAACCGATATGACTCTCACACTATATTTCACGTGTGCTTTATTGTTCAATTTGGCAAGATCTAAtatttcattacatatattttctatgactaatgtatagctcgctataccacatatagggctaaactgtctataattaaatcatagaTTTTAATGTAACATATTACTTTTTGATAAGGTGAATAAAGTGGTATCATAATACATCTTCATAACCAAATGAATACCGTCATTTCTAATAGCGTGAACCTCTACTTGATGTatttcatattgaaaacaaaCCACTGAACTTCAGGTTCAGCTGGGGATaatttacttgtttgtttttaccaacttttccttatcattctccccctaaggtggtaaaaaccataaccaccttagatcttaatttctcatatcaccgatgagaatttatatgggcATTTTTGTACATTAATAAAATCTTTTGGGGAGTAGCATATAATGCAGTTGGATTCTAAATGTGCTGAATTACAATGCTCTTTTCGGAGACTAACGATTCCATATAATAATCAAACTGTGATCTCCAATATTAAATATACTCAGTCTTCGTGTaatgtcttgcctttaataaatttaCACGAGAGAGTTTTCAGCACTTATGTTTTCCGTAGGATAAACttcaggtttatcaaaacgggtataatAAGAACCCGAGATGGCCTTACTATGTCACATCTGAATtatttcatgtcaactttctaAGAATCCGGccagataaatgatgtgacattGGACATAACAAGTGTCTCATATATGTAGGCAAGACTGATCAATGTTCCTTCGGGG
Encoded here:
- the LOC141599686 gene encoding plasma membrane ATPase-like isoform X2 translates to MWNPLSWVMEMAAIMAIALANGGGKPTDWQDFVGIITLLIINSTISFIEENNAGNAAAALMAGLAPKTKVLRDGKWSEEDAEILVPGDIISIKLGDIVPADARLLEGDPLKIDQSALTGESLPVNKNPGDEVFSGSTCKQGEIEAIVIATGVHTFFGKAAHLVDSTNQVGHFQKVLTAIGNFCIVSIAVGILIELIVMYPIQHRRYRDGIDNLLVLLIGGIPIAMPTVLSVTMAIGSHRLSQQGAITKRMTAIEEMAGMDVLCSDKTGTLTLNKLTVDKTMIEAFTPDVDKETAVLYAARASRVENQDAIDACIVGNLADPKEARAGITEVHFLPFNPVEKRTAITYYDSKGDWYRVSKGAPEQIIELCNLSPDVKSKAHAIIDGFADRGLRSLGVALQTIPEKTKESPGGPWKFIALLPLFDPPRHDSAETIRRALSLGVNVKMITGDQLAIGKETGRRLGMGTNMYPSSSLLGQHKDESIAAIPVEELIEKADGFAGVFPEHKYEIVKKLQERKHICGMTGDGVNDAPALKKADIGIAVDDATDAARSASDIVLTEPGLSVIISAVLTSRAIFQRMKNYTIYAVSITIRIVIGFMLIALIWKFDFSPFMVLIIAVLNDGTIMTISKDRVKPSPTPDSWKLKEIFATGVVLGTYLALMTVVFFWLVHDSDFFTQRFGVRSIRENDKEIMAAIYLQVSIVSQALIFVTRSRSWSFIERPGLLLVFAFFLAQLIATIIAVYANWGFAHITGIGWGWAGVIWLYSIVFYFPLDILKFIIRYTLTGKAWDNLIEKRIAFTSKKDYGRGEREAQWATAQRTLHGLNHPTSSNILGDSNNYRELSEIAEQAKRRAEIARLRELHTLKGHVESVVKLKGLDIDTIQQHYTV
- the LOC141599686 gene encoding plasma membrane ATPase-like isoform X1 codes for the protein MANLEDIKKENVDLETIPVDEVFVQLKCSREGLSTHEGENRLVIFGRNKLEEKKESKFLKFLGFMWNPLSWVMEMAAIMAIALANGGGKPTDWQDFVGIITLLIINSTISFIEENNAGNAAAALMAGLAPKTKVLRDGKWSEEDAEILVPGDIISIKLGDIVPADARLLEGDPLKIDQSALTGESLPVNKNPGDEVFSGSTCKQGEIEAIVIATGVHTFFGKAAHLVDSTNQVGHFQKVLTAIGNFCIVSIAVGILIELIVMYPIQHRRYRDGIDNLLVLLIGGIPIAMPTVLSVTMAIGSHRLSQQGAITKRMTAIEEMAGMDVLCSDKTGTLTLNKLTVDKTMIEAFTPDVDKETAVLYAARASRVENQDAIDACIVGNLADPKEARAGITEVHFLPFNPVEKRTAITYYDSKGDWYRVSKGAPEQIIELCNLSPDVKSKAHAIIDGFADRGLRSLGVALQTIPEKTKESPGGPWKFIALLPLFDPPRHDSAETIRRALSLGVNVKMITGDQLAIGKETGRRLGMGTNMYPSSSLLGQHKDESIAAIPVEELIEKADGFAGVFPEHKYEIVKKLQERKHICGMTGDGVNDAPALKKADIGIAVDDATDAARSASDIVLTEPGLSVIISAVLTSRAIFQRMKNYTIYAVSITIRIVIGFMLIALIWKFDFSPFMVLIIAVLNDGTIMTISKDRVKPSPTPDSWKLKEIFATGVVLGTYLALMTVVFFWLVHDSDFFTQRFGVRSIRENDKEIMAAIYLQVSIVSQALIFVTRSRSWSFIERPGLLLVFAFFLAQLIATIIAVYANWGFAHITGIGWGWAGVIWLYSIVFYFPLDILKFIIRYTLTGKAWDNLIEKRIAFTSKKDYGRGEREAQWATAQRTLHGLNHPTSSNILGDSNNYRELSEIAEQAKRRAEIARLRELHTLKGHVESVVKLKGLDIDTIQQHYTV